A genomic stretch from Ictalurus punctatus breed USDA103 chromosome 2, Coco_2.0, whole genome shotgun sequence includes:
- the LOC108261631 gene encoding uncharacterized protein LOC108261631 isoform X2 codes for MMIWCCSAVSSTRRCIQRALSCCAQRKTFSRKQQFARMDDWGVRMPPTLVEYFATICQEAEEYQAVLQKQQDARNYLAFNSPPMFMKDYAMPHQQEGESAVRANTISHPPSPIMDLIQPARSAKDVAPPSCSAEDIAPSSCSVEVVAPPSCSVEVVAPPSCLAEVVAPPSCSAEVVALPSCSAEDVALPSCSAEVVAPPSCSAEVIAPPSCFEEDVALPPCSTEDVIPLFCCVPYVTPPSCSTEDIVPLSCSTENLAPLPGLAGNLAPLYGLAEIFALPSGLAENFAPLSCPAEVVVPLSCHADFALSSRPAGGVAPFFCSAEEAAQSPGSWDILPRGSGPPDGGGACLGAPGVVPWGGFCHVSGNSELQFPSATALHVHDHLHLIHVSVNEHSCVYIATVCTVYLSFVVLDFRVPCHCVLFHAIVVCLVVLVSLVCCVFV; via the coding sequence aacgaaagaccttCAGTCGGAAGCAGCAGTTCGCCAGGATGGACGACTGGGGTGTCAGGATGCCACCGACGTTAGTGGAGTACTTCGCCACGATATGCCAAGAGGCGGAGGAGTACCAAGCTGTGCTACAAAAGCAGCAGGACGCCAGGAATTACCTGGCCTTCAACTCACCTCCCATGTTCATGAAGGACTACGCCATGCCACACCAACAGGAGGGGGAGTCTGCGGTCAGGGCtaataccatctcccaccctccctcccctattatggatctCATTCAGCCGGCCCGCTCTgccaaggacgtcgctccgccttcctgttccgccgaggacatcgctccatCTTCCTGCTCGGTCGAGGtggtcgctccgccttcctgctcggtcGAGGtggtcgctccgccttcctgcttggccgaggtcgtcgctccgccgtcctgctcggccgaggtcgtcgctctgccttcatgttccgccgaggacgtcgctctgccttcctgctcggccgaggtcgtcgctccgccgtcctgctcggccgaggtcaTCGCTCCGCCGTCCTGCTTTGaggaggacgttgctctgcctccatgttctaCTGAAGACGTCATTCCTCTTTTTTGCTGCGTGCcgtatgtcactcccccttcctgctccacggaggacatcgttccCCTCTCATGTTCcacggagaacctcgctcctctcccaGGCCTCGCGgggaacctcgctcccctctatgGCCTCGCGGAAATCTTTGCGCTTCCCTCGGGCCTTGCGGAGAACttcgctcccctctcctgtcctgcagAGGTagttgtcccgctgtcctgccaTGCAGACTTTGCTCTGAGCTCCAGGCCCGCTGGGGGCGTTGCACCTTTTTTTTGCTCCGCTGAGGAGGCCGCACAGTCTCCTGGTTCTTGGGACATTTTACCCAGGGGGTCTGGACCGCCAGATGGAGGGGGTGCATgtttgggcgctccgggagtagtGCCCTGGGGCGGGTtttgtcatgtatcaggaaactctgaactccagttcccatcagccactgcactacatgtacatgaccacctgcacctgattcacgtttctgttaatgagcactcttgtgtatatatagccactgtctGCACTGTTTATCTGTCTTTTGTTGTCTTAGACTTCCGTGTTCCATGTCACTGCGTTTTATTTCATGCCATAGTggtttgcctagttgtcttagtgtctttggtttgttgtgtatttgtttaa
- the LOC108261631 gene encoding transcriptional protein SWT1 isoform X9, with the protein MGLQTLSGTLNVITPNRKNFADKLVQAAAMPRKKTRTKKHKKERKKRRSSSSSSEDQGTEDRERRRSSRRDKNKHACCYDTSTECTETSDNDYEMQIVEELHLARSNRQLHVKVEKSYGELTSMDVDPADESATIALSQKQQQDLLIVLDTNVLLSHLDFVKRIRSHGLGALGFPTMLVLWVALQELDSLKSRKLSKASCGLHLHLPEEPGAASLEPVHAASVSRCLQAERGG; encoded by the exons atgggactacagacgttgtcggggacattaaacgtcatcacgccgaacaggaaaaactttgcagataaactggttcag GCAGCAGCGATGCCCAGAAAAAAGACCAGAACAAAGAAGCataagaaagaacgaaagaaacgCAGATCGTCATCGTCCTCCAGCGAGGATCAG GggacagaggacagagagagacgcagaAGCAGTCGCAGGGACAAAAACAAGCAT GCTTGTTGTTACGACACTTCTACTGAGTGCACAGAAACCAGTGATAATGATTATGAG ATGCAGATAGTTGAGGAGCTGCACCTGGCTCGCTCCAACAGACAACTGCACGTGAAGGTGGAGAAGAGTTACGGAGAGCTGACCAGCATGGACGTAGACCCGGCAGACGAGAGCGCCACCATTGCACTCA GTCAGAAACAGCAGCAGGACCTCCTCATTGTGCTTGACACCAATGTTCTCCTCAGCCACCTGGACTTTGTGAAGAGGATTAGATCCCATGGACTGGGAG CTCTGGGGTTCCCAACGATGCTGGTTCTCTGGGTGGCTCTACAGGAGCTGGACTCGTTAAAAAGCCGGAAACTGTCAAAGGCCAGCTGTGGACTACATCTACACCTCCCTGAAGAACCAGGAGCTGCGTCTCTGGAGCCAGTCCATGCAGCAAGTGTCTCACGCTGCCT GCAGGCTGAACGTGGAGGATAA
- the LOC108261631 gene encoding transcriptional protein SWT1 isoform X7, with the protein MGLQTLSGTLNVITPNRKNFADKLVQAAAMPRKKTRTKKHKKERKKRRSSSSSSEDQGTEDRERRRSSRRDKNKHACCYDTSTECTETSDNDYEMQIVEELHLARSNRQLHVKVEKSYGELTSMDVDPADESATIALSQKQQQDLLIVLDTNVLLSHLDFVKRIRSHGLGALGFPTMLVLWVALQELDSLKSRKLSKASCGLHLHLPEEPGAASLEPVHAASVSRCLCAADFLGFAG; encoded by the exons atgggactacagacgttgtcggggacattaaacgtcatcacgccgaacaggaaaaactttgcagataaactggttcag GCAGCAGCGATGCCCAGAAAAAAGACCAGAACAAAGAAGCataagaaagaacgaaagaaacgCAGATCGTCATCGTCCTCCAGCGAGGATCAG GggacagaggacagagagagacgcagaAGCAGTCGCAGGGACAAAAACAAGCAT GCTTGTTGTTACGACACTTCTACTGAGTGCACAGAAACCAGTGATAATGATTATGAG ATGCAGATAGTTGAGGAGCTGCACCTGGCTCGCTCCAACAGACAACTGCACGTGAAGGTGGAGAAGAGTTACGGAGAGCTGACCAGCATGGACGTAGACCCGGCAGACGAGAGCGCCACCATTGCACTCA GTCAGAAACAGCAGCAGGACCTCCTCATTGTGCTTGACACCAATGTTCTCCTCAGCCACCTGGACTTTGTGAAGAGGATTAGATCCCATGGACTGGGAG CTCTGGGGTTCCCAACGATGCTGGTTCTCTGGGTGGCTCTACAGGAGCTGGACTCGTTAAAAAGCCGGAAACTGTCAAAGGCCAGCTGTGGACTACATCTACACCTCCCTGAAGAACCAGGAGCTGCGTCTCTGGAGCCAGTCCATGCAGCAAGTGTCTCACGCTGCCTGTGTGCTGCTGATTTTTTGGGTTTT GCAGGCTGA
- the LOC108261631 gene encoding uncharacterized protein LOC108261631 isoform X1, with amino-acid sequence MTIWCCSAVSSTRRYIQRALSCCAQRKTFSRKQQFARMDDWGVRMPPTLVEYFATICQEAEEYQAVLQKQQDARNYLAFNSPPMFMKDYAMPHQQEGESAVRANTISHPPSPIMDLIQPARSAKDVAPPSCSAEDIAPSSCSVEVVAPPSCSVEVVAPPSCLAEVVAPPSCSAEVVALPSCSAEDVALPSCSAEVVAPPSCSAEVIAPPSCFEEDVALPPCSTEDVIPLFCCVPYVTPPSCSTEDIVPLSCSTENLAPLPGLAGNLAPLYGLAEIFALPSGLAENFAPLSCPAEVVVPLSCHADFALSSRPAGGVAPFFCSAEEAAQSPGSWDILPRGSGPPDGGGACLGAPGVVPWGGFCHVSGNSELQFPSATALHVHDHLHLIHVSVNEHSCVYIATVCTVYLSFVVLDFRVPCHCVLFHAIVVCLVVLVSLVCCVFV; translated from the exons ATGACGATCTGGTGCTGCAGTGCTGTCTCCAGTACAAGACGTTATATCCAGAGGGCACTATCATGCTGTGCAC aacgaaagaccttCAGTCGGAAGCAGCAGTTCGCCAGGATGGACGACTGGGGTGTCAGGATGCCACCGACGTTAGTGGAGTACTTCGCCACGATATGCCAAGAGGCGGAGGAGTACCAAGCTGTGCTACAAAAGCAGCAGGACGCCAGGAATTACCTGGCCTTCAACTCACCTCCCATGTTCATGAAGGACTACGCCATGCCACACCAACAGGAGGGGGAGTCTGCGGTCAGGGCtaataccatctcccaccctccctcccctattatggatctCATTCAGCCGGCCCGCTCTgccaaggacgtcgctccgccttcctgttccgccgaggacatcgctccatCTTCCTGCTCGGTCGAGGtggtcgctccgccttcctgctcggtcGAGGtggtcgctccgccttcctgcttggccgaggtcgtcgctccgccgtcctgctcggccgaggtcgtcgctctgccttcatgttccgccgaggacgtcgctctgccttcctgctcggccgaggtcgtcgctccgccgtcctgctcggccgaggtcaTCGCTCCGCCGTCCTGCTTTGaggaggacgttgctctgcctccatgttctaCTGAAGACGTCATTCCTCTTTTTTGCTGCGTGCcgtatgtcactcccccttcctgctccacggaggacatcgttccCCTCTCATGTTCcacggagaacctcgctcctctcccaGGCCTCGCGgggaacctcgctcccctctatgGCCTCGCGGAAATCTTTGCGCTTCCCTCGGGCCTTGCGGAGAACttcgctcccctctcctgtcctgcagAGGTagttgtcccgctgtcctgccaTGCAGACTTTGCTCTGAGCTCCAGGCCCGCTGGGGGCGTTGCACCTTTTTTTTGCTCCGCTGAGGAGGCCGCACAGTCTCCTGGTTCTTGGGACATTTTACCCAGGGGGTCTGGACCGCCAGATGGAGGGGGTGCATgtttgggcgctccgggagtagtGCCCTGGGGCGGGTtttgtcatgtatcaggaaactctgaactccagttcccatcagccactgcactacatgtacatgaccacctgcacctgattcacgtttctgttaatgagcactcttgtgtatatatagccactgtctGCACTGTTTATCTGTCTTTTGTTGTCTTAGACTTCCGTGTTCCATGTCACTGCGTTTTATTTCATGCCATAGTggtttgcctagttgtcttagtgtctttggtttgttgtgtatttgtttaa